The Pseudomonas parafulva genome window below encodes:
- a CDS encoding gluconate 2-dehydrogenase subunit 3 family protein produces the protein MLSAKQSSRRKFLLSSLIALPALGVTVKGLSAALAAEMIAPSLERYSPTFFSRSEWTFLLAACDRLIPADGRGPGALETNVPIFIDQQLAAGLGSEVYLQGPFEPQAPATLGYQLPYTLQEIFHKGISAVEHASLMNYGHPFALLSLGAQEQTLHRLQAGEIDFAEHGEPLMSSTLFFNELLNLTRQGWLADPIYGGNKGMKAWVAIGFPGARASYLEWVAQHEVVYPLGPVSLTGERA, from the coding sequence ATGTTGTCAGCCAAACAATCTTCACGCCGCAAGTTCCTGCTGTCGTCCTTGATCGCCTTGCCGGCGCTGGGCGTCACCGTCAAGGGCCTGAGCGCGGCGCTGGCCGCCGAGATGATCGCGCCGAGCCTTGAGCGTTATTCCCCGACCTTTTTCAGCCGCAGTGAGTGGACTTTTCTGCTGGCTGCCTGCGACCGCCTGATCCCCGCCGACGGCCGTGGTCCCGGCGCATTGGAAACCAATGTACCGATCTTCATCGACCAGCAACTGGCAGCGGGCCTGGGCAGCGAGGTCTACCTGCAAGGCCCCTTCGAGCCCCAGGCGCCGGCGACGTTGGGCTATCAGTTGCCCTACACCCTGCAGGAGATTTTCCACAAAGGCATTTCTGCCGTGGAGCACGCCTCGCTGATGAACTATGGCCATCCCTTTGCGCTGTTGTCGCTGGGCGCGCAGGAGCAGACGTTGCATCGCCTGCAGGCGGGCGAGATCGACTTCGCCGAGCACGGCGAGCCGTTGATGAGCAGCACGTTGTTCTTCAACGAGCTGCTCAACCTGACCCGCCAGGGCTGGCTGGCCGACCCGATCTATGGCGGCAACAAGGGCATGAAGGCTTGGGTCGCCATCGGTTTCCCAGGCGCGCGGGCCAGCTATCTGGAGTGGGTGGCGCAGCACGAAGTGGTCTACCCGCTCGGGCCGGTGAGCCTGACGGGAGAGCGGGCATGA
- a CDS encoding arsenic transporter: MSFSTSTLIIWTVAALATGGVILRPWRIPEYVWALGGALLLTVLGLIPLPAALHAVAEGGDVYLFLIGMMVLAELARQEGLFDWLARYAVVHARGSGQRLFDLVFLVGTLVTVFLSNDATAVVLTPAVYAACKAAKANPLPYLFICAFLANAASFVLPISNPANLVVFGSQMPPLLDWLRQFSLPSLAAIVLTYLALRLTQRQQISQPLALSIDPQPLSRGARLCALGIVLTGALLLLASALDTPLGLPTFCAGVATTALIHLSQRRSPMPVLRQVAWGVLPLVAGLFVLVEAVAQTGIIRQLAQSLAALAHDAPTQASWAAGIGVAIASNLMNNLPTGLIAGSMGHLAELPVQTTAALLIGVDLGPNLSITGSLATLLWLVAIRREGEQVGAWQFLRLGMVVMPPALLAALLALTL, from the coding sequence ATGAGTTTTTCTACGAGCACCTTGATTATCTGGACGGTGGCCGCGTTGGCCACCGGCGGCGTCATCCTGCGCCCATGGCGCATCCCCGAATACGTCTGGGCACTGGGCGGGGCGCTGCTGCTGACCGTGCTGGGGCTGATTCCACTACCCGCCGCGCTGCACGCCGTAGCCGAAGGTGGCGACGTCTATCTGTTCCTCATCGGCATGATGGTGTTGGCCGAACTGGCGCGCCAGGAAGGGCTGTTCGACTGGTTGGCGCGCTATGCCGTGGTGCACGCGCGCGGCTCCGGCCAGCGCCTGTTCGACCTGGTGTTCCTGGTCGGCACCCTGGTCACCGTGTTCCTGTCCAACGACGCCACCGCCGTGGTGCTGACCCCTGCCGTGTATGCAGCGTGCAAGGCAGCGAAAGCCAATCCCCTGCCCTACCTGTTCATCTGCGCGTTCCTCGCCAACGCCGCCAGTTTCGTGCTGCCGATCTCCAACCCGGCCAACCTGGTGGTGTTCGGCAGCCAGATGCCGCCGCTGCTGGACTGGTTGCGTCAGTTCAGCCTGCCGTCATTGGCGGCCATCGTGCTGACCTACCTGGCCCTGCGCCTGACCCAGCGCCAGCAGATCAGCCAGCCACTGGCACTGAGCATCGACCCGCAACCGCTGTCGCGGGGCGCGCGCCTGTGCGCGCTCGGCATCGTGCTGACGGGCGCGCTGCTGTTGTTGGCTTCGGCCCTGGATACACCGCTGGGCCTGCCGACGTTCTGTGCCGGGGTGGCGACCACCGCGCTGATCCACCTGAGCCAGCGGCGCAGCCCGATGCCAGTGCTGCGGCAGGTGGCCTGGGGCGTCCTGCCTCTGGTGGCGGGCTTGTTCGTGCTGGTCGAAGCCGTGGCCCAGACCGGCATAATCCGCCAGTTGGCCCAGTCCTTGGCGGCGCTGGCCCACGACGCACCGACCCAGGCAAGTTGGGCCGCCGGCATTGGCGTGGCAATCGCCAGCAACCTGATGAACAACCTGCCCACTGGGCTGATCGCCGGCTCCATGGGGCACTTGGCCGAATTGCCGGTGCAGACCACCGCTGCACTGCTGATTGGCGTGGACCTGGGGCCGAACCTGTCGATCACCGGCTCGCTGGCCACCCTGCTGTGGCTGGTCGCCATTCGCCGGGAAGGCGAACAGGTCGGCGCCTGGCAGTTCCTGCGCCTGGGCATGGTAGTCATGCCGCCCGCACTGCTGGCGGCACTGCTGGCACTGACGCTGTAA
- a CDS encoding MFS transporter produces the protein MDNHTPLASHQRGLDWLNFFLADVRDGLGPYLAIYLLAVHQWQPASIGLVMSLAGIAALVAQTPAGALIDRTPAKRAVVVIAALLVTGSCLLLPLMASFSLVALTQTISALAGSVFAPAIAAISLGITGPKAFTRRMGRNESFNHAGNAFSALLAGGLAYLYGPVVVFYLMAVMTVASIIAVSRIPAAAIDHQVARGLGHGPAGDAAPAGFKLLLHNRTLLLFAVCCALFHLANAAMLPLVSQKLSQVDLRLATPLTSACIVAAQLVMVPMALLVGAKAEHWGRKPFLLVGFLILPLRGALYVVSDNPFWLVGVQLLDGIGAGIFGALFPIIVKDLTEGTGRFNISLGALTAIFGLGAALSPGIAGLVVQSSGYDAAFLTLAGIAAVAFVLVLVALPETHPRSSDTPTVMPTPAGN, from the coding sequence TTGGACAACCACACCCCTCTCGCTTCGCACCAACGCGGCCTGGACTGGCTGAACTTCTTCCTCGCCGATGTCCGTGACGGCCTGGGCCCCTACCTGGCGATTTACCTGCTGGCCGTGCACCAATGGCAGCCGGCGAGCATCGGCCTGGTGATGAGCCTGGCCGGGATCGCCGCGCTGGTGGCGCAGACCCCAGCCGGAGCGCTGATCGACCGCACCCCGGCCAAACGGGCGGTGGTGGTGATCGCGGCCCTGCTGGTGACCGGCAGTTGCCTGCTGCTGCCGCTGATGGCCTCGTTCAGCCTGGTGGCCCTGACCCAGACCATCAGCGCCCTGGCCGGCTCGGTGTTCGCACCGGCCATCGCCGCCATTTCTCTGGGCATCACCGGGCCCAAGGCGTTCACCCGGCGCATGGGTCGCAACGAATCGTTCAACCATGCCGGCAACGCCTTCTCGGCGCTGCTGGCGGGGGGGCTGGCCTATCTGTACGGGCCGGTGGTGGTGTTCTACCTGATGGCCGTGATGACGGTGGCCAGTATCATCGCCGTGAGCCGCATTCCGGCAGCGGCGATCGATCACCAGGTGGCGCGGGGGCTGGGTCACGGGCCAGCCGGGGACGCTGCGCCCGCCGGCTTCAAGCTGCTCTTGCACAACCGTACCCTGCTGCTGTTCGCCGTGTGCTGCGCGTTGTTCCACCTGGCCAACGCAGCCATGCTGCCGCTGGTGAGCCAGAAGCTGTCGCAGGTGGACCTGCGCCTGGCCACGCCCTTGACCTCGGCCTGCATCGTCGCCGCACAACTGGTGATGGTGCCGATGGCGCTGCTGGTGGGCGCCAAGGCCGAGCACTGGGGACGCAAGCCGTTTCTGCTGGTGGGCTTCCTGATTCTGCCGCTGCGCGGTGCGCTGTACGTGGTCTCGGACAATCCGTTCTGGCTGGTCGGGGTGCAATTGCTCGACGGCATTGGCGCCGGGATTTTCGGCGCGCTGTTCCCGATCATCGTCAAGGACCTGACCGAGGGCACCGGCCGCTTCAACATCAGCCTCGGCGCCTTGACCGCGATCTTTGGCCTGGGCGCAGCGTTGAGCCCCGGCATCGCTGGCCTGGTGGTGCAGTCCTCAGGCTATGATGCGGCCTTTCTGACCCTGGCCGGAATCGCCGCCGTGGCCTTCGTGCTGGTGCTGGTGGCCCTGCCGGAAACCCACCCCCGTTCGAGCGATACGCCGACGGTCATGCCGACCCCCGCTGGAAACTGA
- a CDS encoding SDR family NAD(P)-dependent oxidoreductase yields MALIAELPGPGQVLVCGASRGIGLALCQRLLARSDVERVFAVSRRASASQALQTLAQQHPGRLVLLDCDARDESALADLASTLRQQCSHLHLVLCTLGVLHEAPARPEKSLAQLDLASLQAAFLSNSFAPILLLKHLAPLLRQHPATFAALSARVGSIGDNHLGGWYSYRASKAALNQLLRTASIELRRLNPLSTVLMLHPGTTDTDLSQPFQANVPAERLFEPAFTAERLLDLVARHGPAHNGAFLAWDGQPIEW; encoded by the coding sequence ATGGCATTGATTGCAGAGCTGCCAGGTCCAGGTCAGGTGCTGGTCTGCGGCGCCAGTCGCGGCATCGGTCTCGCGCTGTGCCAACGCCTGCTGGCACGCAGCGATGTCGAACGGGTATTCGCGGTATCGCGTCGAGCCTCCGCCAGCCAGGCGCTTCAGACGCTGGCGCAACAACACCCTGGCCGCCTGGTGCTGCTGGACTGCGATGCCCGTGACGAGTCGGCACTGGCCGACCTGGCCAGCACCCTGCGCCAGCAGTGCAGCCATCTGCACCTGGTGCTGTGCACCCTGGGCGTCCTGCATGAGGCGCCGGCCCGGCCCGAAAAGTCACTGGCGCAGTTGGACCTGGCCAGCCTGCAGGCGGCGTTTCTCAGCAACAGCTTCGCGCCGATCCTGTTGCTCAAGCACCTCGCGCCACTGCTGCGCCAGCATCCGGCCACCTTTGCCGCACTCTCGGCGCGGGTCGGCTCCATCGGCGACAATCACCTCGGCGGTTGGTACAGCTACCGGGCCAGCAAGGCGGCGCTGAATCAACTGCTGCGCACCGCGAGCATCGAGTTGCGGCGACTGAATCCGCTGTCGACGGTGCTGATGCTGCACCCCGGCACCACCGACACCGACCTGTCCCAGCCCTTCCAAGCCAATGTGCCGGCAGAGCGACTATTCGAACCGGCCTTCACGGCCGAGCGCCTGCTGGACCTGGTCGCCCGTCACGGCCCTGCGCACAACGGTGCGTTCCTGGCCTGGGACGGGCAGCCGATCGAGTGGTGA
- a CDS encoding c-type cytochrome, with protein MKHRKRSWLLKLLVLVLVAACLAWLLAVWLNRVGDAQAQMSVAVTPELIEQGAYLARVGDCVACHTAREGGKAFAGGLGIASPIGTLYSTNITPDKRTGIGGWTYGEFERALRRGVGHDGSALYPAMPYPSYAKVTDADTQALYAYFMQGVPAVEQANKANAVPWPLSIRWPLAYWRALFAPAPTPETPANEPRDIARGAYLVQGLGHCGSCHTPRALTLQEKALDERSPVYLSGTQLNGWNVPALRGLPHWSTQELVDYLGTGRNAKAAVAGEMTDVILHSTSHMSDTDLQAMAAYLKSLAPTDTASGQDNEARSAQTAAKLTAAKDLTLGERLYLDNCNACHFVSGRGAEQVFPRLDGATVVNAQSPQALIQVILQGASTPSTARAPSVLPMPGFAERLDDQEVAELASFLRQGWSNQAAAVSADEVREVRQAISAKP; from the coding sequence ATGAAACACCGCAAGCGCTCGTGGCTGCTCAAGTTGCTGGTGCTGGTCCTGGTGGCGGCATGCCTGGCCTGGCTGCTGGCCGTCTGGCTGAACCGTGTGGGCGATGCCCAGGCGCAGATGAGCGTGGCCGTCACGCCTGAGCTGATCGAGCAGGGCGCCTACCTGGCCAGGGTCGGCGACTGCGTGGCCTGCCACACGGCCCGCGAGGGCGGCAAAGCCTTCGCTGGAGGGCTGGGTATCGCGTCGCCGATCGGTACGCTGTACTCGACCAACATCACGCCAGACAAGCGTACCGGGATTGGTGGCTGGACCTACGGTGAGTTCGAGCGCGCGTTGCGTCGCGGTGTCGGTCACGACGGCAGTGCGCTGTACCCGGCCATGCCGTATCCGTCGTATGCCAAGGTCACCGATGCCGACACGCAGGCGCTCTATGCCTACTTCATGCAAGGCGTGCCAGCGGTGGAGCAGGCCAACAAGGCCAACGCTGTGCCCTGGCCGCTGTCGATCCGTTGGCCTCTGGCCTATTGGCGTGCACTGTTCGCACCCGCGCCGACGCCTGAAACGCCCGCTAACGAACCGCGCGACATCGCCCGCGGTGCTTACCTGGTGCAGGGACTGGGCCACTGTGGTTCCTGCCACACGCCGCGTGCGCTGACCCTTCAGGAAAAGGCCTTGGACGAACGCTCACCTGTGTACCTCTCCGGCACCCAGCTCAACGGCTGGAATGTGCCAGCGTTGCGCGGCCTGCCGCACTGGAGCACGCAGGAACTGGTCGACTACCTGGGCACCGGGCGCAATGCCAAGGCCGCGGTGGCCGGCGAAATGACCGACGTCATCCTGCACAGCACTTCGCACATGAGCGACACCGACCTGCAGGCCATGGCGGCGTACCTCAAGTCGCTGGCGCCGACTGACACCGCATCTGGGCAGGACAATGAGGCGCGCAGTGCACAGACGGCGGCCAAGCTCACGGCGGCCAAGGATCTGACCCTGGGCGAGCGCCTTTACCTGGACAACTGCAACGCCTGCCACTTCGTCTCCGGCCGAGGTGCCGAGCAGGTGTTCCCGCGTCTGGACGGCGCCACCGTGGTGAATGCCCAAAGCCCGCAGGCGCTGATCCAGGTCATTCTTCAAGGCGCCAGCACCCCTTCGACCGCCCGAGCGCCTTCGGTGCTGCCGATGCCAGGCTTCGCCGAGCGACTCGACGACCAGGAGGTGGCGGAGTTGGCGTCGTTCCTGCGTCAGGGCTGGTCCAACCAAGCGGCGGCGGTCAGCGCTGATGAGGTGCGTGAAGTCCGCCAGGCCATCAGT
- a CDS encoding GMC family oxidoreductase, which translates to MATLTNDEVDVAVVGLGWTGSLMSIELAQAGLKVRAFERGEDRRNADFSYPKPADQYAYGVRNKIMLAPKDGALTVRHNLQGTALPTRQWGAFVPGTGVGGSGLHWTGVLIRPTPTDLKLKTYADQAYAPGVLPADMQIQDYPFTWEEIEPFLDRFDKICGLSGNTGNLGGQIMVGGDPFEGPRSSPFPLPALEDTLNNTMFAQAARTLGYHPFPNPSANVSRAWKNPYGNQIAPCNYCGFCSKYPCLNYSKASPQTAVLDALKRMDNFDYRVNANVLRVELHPDGKTARGITYIDGQGNEVFQPARIVVLAAFQFVNVRLMLLSGIGKPYDPISGEGVVGRNYAYLSVGDTTLFFKGRRFNPFATAGATGQMFNDISPGNFDGPGLGIIGGAKIHSSQATGAPIGTALPAGTPQWGQAWKEGMQDWYGHSMKVSISTGCMSYRGHYVDLDPTYKDPWGQPLLRITFDWKPNELKLQQYLRGIVRDITRELGPDSYSENFLGMDDHWDITKYVSTHNVGGAVMGDSPRTSALNRYLQSWDVHNVFVPGGNAFPQNFQANPTALIGALTLFSAQAIKDQYLKNPGPLVQA; encoded by the coding sequence ATGGCAACGCTAACCAATGACGAAGTCGACGTGGCTGTGGTCGGCCTGGGCTGGACCGGCTCGCTGATGAGCATCGAACTGGCCCAGGCCGGCCTCAAGGTTCGCGCCTTCGAGCGTGGCGAGGACCGCCGCAATGCCGATTTCAGCTACCCCAAGCCGGCCGATCAGTATGCCTATGGGGTACGCAACAAGATCATGCTCGCACCCAAGGATGGCGCGCTGACGGTGCGCCACAACCTGCAAGGCACCGCGTTGCCCACCCGCCAGTGGGGCGCTTTCGTGCCGGGCACTGGGGTCGGCGGCTCTGGTCTGCACTGGACTGGCGTGCTGATCCGACCCACGCCGACCGACCTCAAGCTCAAGACCTACGCCGATCAAGCCTACGCTCCAGGTGTGCTGCCCGCCGACATGCAGATCCAGGATTACCCCTTCACCTGGGAAGAGATCGAGCCGTTCCTCGACCGTTTCGACAAGATCTGTGGCCTGTCGGGCAACACCGGCAACCTCGGCGGGCAGATCATGGTCGGCGGCGACCCGTTCGAGGGACCGCGCTCCAGTCCTTTTCCACTGCCGGCGCTCGAGGACACGCTGAACAACACGATGTTCGCCCAAGCGGCGCGCACGTTGGGTTACCACCCATTTCCCAACCCGTCGGCCAATGTGTCGCGGGCCTGGAAGAACCCCTACGGCAATCAGATCGCGCCGTGCAATTACTGCGGGTTCTGCAGCAAGTACCCGTGCCTGAACTACTCCAAGGCCTCGCCGCAGACCGCCGTGCTCGATGCACTCAAGCGCATGGACAATTTCGATTACCGGGTCAACGCCAATGTGCTGCGGGTCGAACTGCACCCTGATGGCAAGACGGCCCGTGGCATCACTTACATCGACGGCCAAGGCAATGAAGTGTTCCAGCCTGCGCGGATCGTGGTGTTGGCCGCGTTCCAGTTCGTCAATGTGCGGCTGATGCTGCTGTCGGGTATCGGCAAGCCCTATGATCCGATCAGCGGCGAAGGCGTGGTAGGTCGTAACTACGCGTACCTCAGCGTCGGCGACACCACCTTGTTCTTCAAAGGCCGGCGCTTCAACCCCTTCGCCACCGCCGGGGCCACCGGGCAGATGTTCAACGACATCTCTCCGGGCAACTTCGACGGGCCGGGCCTGGGCATCATCGGCGGCGCCAAGATCCACAGTTCCCAAGCCACCGGTGCGCCGATCGGCACCGCGCTGCCGGCCGGCACGCCGCAGTGGGGGCAGGCCTGGAAGGAAGGCATGCAGGACTGGTACGGGCACTCGATGAAGGTCAGCATCTCCACCGGCTGCATGTCCTACCGAGGCCACTACGTCGACCTCGACCCGACCTACAAAGACCCTTGGGGTCAGCCACTGCTGCGTATCACCTTCGACTGGAAGCCCAACGAGCTGAAGTTGCAGCAGTACCTGCGCGGCATCGTGCGCGACATCACCCGCGAATTGGGACCGGACAGCTATAGCGAGAACTTCCTCGGCATGGATGACCACTGGGACATCACCAAGTACGTCTCCACCCACAACGTCGGCGGTGCGGTGATGGGCGACTCGCCACGCACCAGCGCGCTGAACCGCTATCTGCAGAGTTGGGACGTGCACAACGTGTTCGTGCCTGGCGGTAATGCCTTCCCGCAGAACTTCCAGGCCAATCCGACGGCGCTGATCGGGGCGTTGACGCTGTTTTCGGCCCAGGCCATCAAGGATCAGTACTTGAAGAACCCCGGCCCGTTGGTGCAGGCATGA
- a CDS encoding DUF6482 family protein translates to MNIQQLNEMAAAGRINELEVLSLEGGFYVLRAFTGDGPLSLHDEHGEVMRLRSTTEVRQVLADTPTLPCWLVQHVVHDEMCGLRDGPLAPLRVPLSMDRPW, encoded by the coding sequence ATGAACATTCAGCAACTGAACGAGATGGCCGCGGCCGGCCGCATCAACGAACTGGAAGTGCTGTCCCTGGAAGGCGGCTTCTACGTGCTGCGTGCGTTCACCGGCGACGGCCCGCTGTCGCTGCACGACGAACACGGCGAGGTGATGCGCCTGCGCTCTACCACCGAAGTACGCCAGGTGCTGGCCGATACCCCGACGCTGCCGTGCTGGCTGGTGCAACACGTGGTTCACGACGAAATGTGCGGCTTGCGCGACGGCCCGCTGGCGCCGCTGCGGGTGCCGCTGTCGATGGATCGTCCGTGGTGA
- a CDS encoding LysR family transcriptional regulator → MHTSERLKGLDVFVAVAECASFTAAAERLNLTASAVSKSVARLEARLGVRLFERTTRTLALTEAGVTFQRTCTRVLGELEDVESALLNDSETPQGRVRIDLPASFGRLHVLPLILDFLHLFPKVDPHVSFTDRFVDPVAEGIDIVVRIGGPDAWPASLGHQFLGAQRLVFCAAPRYLQRHGEPRDQAQLHGHACVVYGQRDGGVGPWYLKGREAGDIERRSMPSRIAVGDGEGEVAAVLAGLGIAQLPTWLTQPHMEQGSVVEVLPELSTDGLPINLVWLKSRENLPKVRALLDYLAPRLCAHGRRPAPPDTAQ, encoded by the coding sequence ATGCACACCTCTGAGCGGCTAAAAGGCCTCGACGTGTTCGTCGCGGTGGCCGAGTGCGCCAGCTTCACTGCGGCGGCAGAGCGCTTGAACCTCACCGCCTCGGCGGTCAGCAAGAGCGTGGCGCGCTTGGAGGCACGGTTGGGCGTGCGGTTGTTCGAGCGGACCACCCGCACCCTGGCACTGACTGAGGCCGGGGTGACCTTCCAGCGCACCTGCACCCGCGTGTTGGGCGAGCTGGAGGACGTGGAGTCGGCGTTGCTCAACGACAGCGAAACGCCGCAGGGCAGGGTACGCATCGACTTGCCGGCGTCTTTCGGACGCCTGCACGTGCTGCCGCTGATCCTGGATTTTCTGCACCTGTTTCCCAAGGTCGATCCGCATGTGTCCTTCACCGACCGTTTCGTCGATCCGGTGGCCGAAGGCATCGACATCGTGGTGCGTATCGGTGGTCCCGATGCCTGGCCAGCCAGCCTAGGGCACCAGTTCCTCGGTGCGCAGCGCCTGGTGTTCTGCGCCGCACCCCGGTATCTGCAACGCCATGGCGAGCCCCGCGACCAGGCCCAATTGCACGGCCATGCCTGCGTGGTCTATGGCCAGCGTGATGGCGGTGTCGGGCCCTGGTACCTCAAGGGCCGCGAGGCCGGGGATATCGAACGACGCAGCATGCCTTCGCGCATCGCCGTCGGCGATGGCGAAGGCGAGGTGGCGGCCGTGTTGGCGGGGCTCGGTATCGCCCAGTTGCCCACCTGGCTGACCCAACCGCACATGGAGCAAGGCAGCGTGGTGGAGGTGTTGCCTGAACTGTCCACCGATGGCTTGCCGATCAACCTGGTCTGGTTGAAGAGCCGGGAAAACCTGCCCAAGGTCCGCGCCCTGCTCGACTACCTGGCGCCGCGCCTGTGCGCCCACGGCAGACGGCCTGCGCCGCCTGACACGGCACAATGA
- a CDS encoding MFS transporter gives MSVYQTPPLAAPSTQKTGISIAILAFSAFLIVTTEFLIVGLLPQIARDLDLSVSAAGQLVTLFAFTVMLLGPPLTAALSHLDRKRLFIAILCLFAATNALAAVAQNFTVLAIARIVPAMALPVFWGTASETAGHLAGKQHAGRAVARVYLGISAAMLLGIPLGTVASTLIGWRGAFWVLAGLSLLMAVALWWLMPQVARTAKLDLRQQATIFKDAYFVGNVLLSVVVFTAMFIGYTYLADLLERVAGVPPAQVGWWLMGFGAVGLIGNWIGGKLVDRSPLNATRLFLILLALGMAALVPVAHSTVLLCAVLGLWGIANTALYPICQVRVMACVSQAKALAGTSNVSAANAGIGLGAIIGGLTLTHLGTDCLGYVAACVALLALVLLAVVRRLAP, from the coding sequence ATGTCCGTCTACCAAACGCCCCCTCTGGCAGCACCTTCCACGCAGAAGACCGGGATCAGCATCGCGATCCTGGCCTTCTCGGCTTTTCTGATCGTCACTACTGAATTCCTCATCGTCGGCTTGCTGCCGCAGATCGCGCGCGATCTGGATCTGTCGGTTTCAGCCGCCGGGCAACTGGTCACTCTGTTCGCCTTCACCGTCATGCTGCTCGGTCCGCCCCTGACCGCCGCGCTCTCCCACCTCGACCGCAAGCGCCTGTTCATCGCGATCCTGTGCCTGTTCGCGGCGACCAACGCCTTGGCCGCCGTGGCGCAGAACTTCACCGTGCTGGCAATCGCCCGCATCGTGCCGGCCATGGCGCTGCCGGTGTTCTGGGGCACGGCGAGCGAAACCGCCGGGCATCTGGCCGGAAAACAGCACGCCGGGCGCGCGGTTGCCAGGGTCTACCTGGGCATCTCGGCGGCCATGTTGCTGGGCATTCCACTGGGCACGGTCGCCTCGACGCTGATCGGCTGGCGCGGGGCGTTCTGGGTGCTGGCCGGGCTGTCGTTGCTGATGGCCGTGGCCCTGTGGTGGCTGATGCCCCAGGTCGCCCGCACGGCGAAACTGGACCTGCGCCAGCAGGCGACGATCTTCAAGGACGCCTATTTCGTGGGCAATGTGCTGCTGTCGGTGGTGGTCTTCACGGCGATGTTCATCGGCTACACCTACCTGGCCGATCTACTGGAGCGCGTGGCTGGCGTGCCGCCCGCGCAGGTCGGCTGGTGGTTGATGGGCTTCGGCGCGGTCGGCCTGATCGGCAACTGGATCGGCGGCAAGCTCGTCGATCGCTCGCCGCTCAATGCCACCCGGTTGTTCCTGATCCTGCTGGCGCTGGGTATGGCAGCGTTGGTTCCCGTCGCCCACTCCACCGTGCTGCTGTGCGCCGTGCTGGGGCTGTGGGGCATCGCCAACACCGCGCTGTACCCCATCTGTCAGGTGCGGGTGATGGCCTGCGTGTCGCAGGCCAAGGCCCTGGCGGGCACCAGCAACGTGTCGGCGGCCAATGCCGGCATCGGCCTGGGCGCAATCATCGGCGGGCTGACCCTGACGCACCTGGGCACCGACTGCCTGGGCTACGTGGCCGCCTGCGTCGCGCTGCTGGCCTTGGTGCTGTTGGCGGTGGTTCGGCGGCTCGCGCCCTGA